One region of Kogia breviceps isolate mKogBre1 chromosome 17, mKogBre1 haplotype 1, whole genome shotgun sequence genomic DNA includes:
- the CEBPD gene encoding CCAAT/enhancer-binding protein delta, producing the protein MSAALFSLDGPARGAPWTAEPAAFYEPGRAGKLGRGAEPAAPAMYDDESAIDFSAYIDSMAAVPTLELCHDELFADLFNSNHKAGALELLPGGPARPGPAPRPLKREPDWGDGDTPGSLLPAQVAACAQTVVSLAAAAQPTPPASPEPPRRSPAPPAPGAARDKAAGKRGPDRGSPEYRQRRERNNIAVRKSRDKAKRRNQEMQQKLVELSAENEKLQQRVEQLTRDLAGLRRFFKQLPGAPFLPGAGAADAR; encoded by the coding sequence ATGAGCGCCGCGCTCTTCAGCCTGGACGGCCCGGCGCGCGGCGCGCCCTGGACTGCGGAGCCCGCCGCCTTCTACGAGCCCGGCCGCGCGGGGAAGCTGGGTCGCGGAGCCGAGCCGGCCGCGCCCGCCATGTACGACGACGAGAGCGCTATCGACTTCAGCGCCTACATCGACTCCATGGCCGCCGTGCCCACCCTGGAGCTGTGCCACGACGAGCTCTTCGCCGACCTCTTCAACAGCAACCACAAGGCGGGCGCCCTGGAGCTGCTGCCCGGGGGCCCcgcgcgccccggccccgcgccgCGACCGCTCAAGCGCGAGCCCGACTGGGGCGACGGCGACACGCCCGGCTCGCTGCTGCCCGCGCAGGTGGCCGCGTGCGCGCAGACGGTGGTGAGCCTGGCGGCCGCCGCGCAACCCACGCCGCCCGCGTCGCCCGAGCCGCCGCGCCGCAGCCCCGCGCCCCCAGCTCCCGGGGCGGCGCGCGACAAGGCAGCGGGCAAGCGGGGCCCGGACCGCGGCAGCCCCGAGTACCGGCAGCGGCGGGAGCGCAACAACATCGCCGTGCGCAAGAGCCGCGACAAGGCCAAGCGGCGTAACCAGGAGATGCAGCAGAAGCTGGTGGAGCTTTCGGCCGAGAACGAGAAGCTCCAGCAGCGCGTGGAGCAGCTCACGCGGGACCTGGCCGGCCTGCGGCGCTTCTTCAAGCAGCTGCCCGGCGCGCCCTTCTTGCCTGGCGCGGGGGCGGCGGACGCGCGGTGA